The following are from one region of the Capsicum annuum cultivar UCD-10X-F1 chromosome 1, UCD10Xv1.1, whole genome shotgun sequence genome:
- the LOC107864257 gene encoding probable membrane-associated kinase regulator 2 isoform X2, which produces MEAFSLLKYWRGGGGSGAATAAAVVTHPSAAVLTAGSSHSSESDSDVDGDGDGDDGPFFDLEFTAVPEVLDEVVGNERRKISSAKDEEEAEEEEEEEEGELKFTLSPFSSSVEGVDPNVSLSPSDELFFKGSLVPIEPSSLLLTASEANSKFSSSLLKSATKFRVLMLKLKKPKANAATKTGKSEGDDDENASVSATPKQKKVSENVKEETLNRVQSKFLTVKFKVEEVAIKSLFTRDNSSSKNSKTQKLLPEEARLASSTNTNAAANSTLEEARSTNTNNAANSSSDEKKFSKDVMQKYLKKVKPLYIRVSKRYSEKLRFTGELSSGPSPPSSAADKAEAASDTPTTAEKNQKQGNIPTGLRIVRKHLGKSKSASSAVVAAAPVVSNRRDDSLLQQQDAIQGAILHCKRSFNSSRE; this is translated from the exons ATGGAAGCTTTCAGTTTACTCAAATACTGgcgtggtggtggtggtagtggtgccgCCACCGCTGCCGCCGTTGTTACTCATCCTTCCGCCGCCGTACTCACTGCCGGTAGCTCTCACTCGTCGGAATCTGACTCCGACGTTGACGGTGACGGAGACGGAGATGACGGACCGTTTTTTGACTTGGAGTTTACTGCAGTTCCTGAGGTGCTTGACGAAGTTGTAGGAAACGAAAGGCGTAAAATTAGTTCAGCGAAGGATGAGGAGGAAgcggaggaggaggaggaggaggaggaaggaGAGCTGAAGTTTACGCTTTCTCCGTTTAGTTCGAGTGTTGAAGGTGTGGATCCGAATGTATCACTTTCGCCGTCAGATGAACTTTTTTTCAAAGGTAGCTTGGTACCAATTGAGCCTTCATCGTTGTTGTTAACAGCTTCGGAAGcaaattctaaattttcttcGTCATTGTTGAAGTCTGCAACTAAGTTTAGAGTGTTAATGCTGAAACTGAAGAAGCCGAAAGCAAATGCAGCAACAAAAACCGGAAAATCTGAAGGTGATGACGATGAAAATGCCTCTGTTTCAGCTACTCCCAAGCAGAAGAAAGTATCGGAGAATGTGAAAGAGGAGACTCTAAATCGTGTACAGAGTAAATTTTTGACGGTGAAGTTTAAGGTTGAAGAAGTTGCTATTAAGTCATTGTTTACTAGAGATAACAGTAGCTCTAAAAACAGCAAAACACAGAAACTTCTTCCGGAAGAAGCACGTTTAGCAAGTTCAACAAACACAAATGCTGCAGCAAATTCAACTTTGGAAGAAGCACGttcaacaaatacaaataatgcaGCAAATTCATCTTCCGATGAGAAGAAATTCTCTAAGGACGTGATGCAAAAATACTTGAAAAAAGTGAAACCTCTGTACATTCGCGTGTCCAAACGTTACAGCGAGAAGCTCAGGTTCACTGGAGAGTTAAGTTCCGGTCCTTCCCCGCCGTCGTCCGCTGCTGATAAGGCGGAAGCGGCGTCGGATACTCCAACTACGGCGGAGAAGAACCAAAAGCAAGGGAATATTCCGACGGGGCTACGAATAGTTCGTAAACATTTGGGGAAAAGTAAATCAGCTTCGTCGGCGGTTGTTGCGGCGGCGCCGGTAGTATCTAACCGGCGAGACGACTCGTTATTGCAGCAACAAGATGCTATACAAGGCGCCATTTTACACTGCAAGAGGTCTTTCAATTCATCTAGAG AGTGA
- the LOC124892066 gene encoding late embryogenesis abundant protein At1g64065, whose amino-acid sequence MASSTNDQSQFLALGSHRIHVDNDDNDITMELHKKKRRRRRCIKCCGCCIATMLVLIVIMLVLGFTLFRVHEPFIRMNSVKIDGISYLMTSSGSSSTTLQPSISNLTVFADVSVKNPNAVSFKFDEATTSLFYDDVVIGETLTPPGTAKARRTLSMNVSMEVMVEKILKIPRLGRDLRYGELLVSTYTRINGKIKILNIVKKNAEIKMNCIMMVDLRNQDVRNFDCKREVSL is encoded by the coding sequence ATGGCTTCTAGTACAAATGATCAATCTCAATTTTTGGCACTAGGTTCTCATAGAATTCACGTTGATAACGACGATAATGATATTACCATGGAGTTACACAAGAAAAAACGACGTCGTAGAAGATGTATTAAATGTTGTGGTTGTTGTATAGCGACCATGTTAGTACTCATTGTGATCATGTTGGTTCTTGGTTTCACCCTTTTTCGTGTGCACGAACCGTTTATAAGGATGAACTCCGTCAAGAttgatggaataagttatctcaTGACAAGTAGTGGAAGTAGTTCCACTACTCTCCAACCAAGCATTAGTAACTTAACGGTCTTTGCTGACGTGTCTGTTAAAAACCCTAACGCGGTGTCGTTTAAGTTTGATGAAGCAACGACTAGTTTGTTCTACGATGATGTGGTCATCGGAGAAACCCTAACGCCACCGGGGACTGCCAAGGCGCGGCGGACGTTAAGCATGAACGTATCGATGGAGGTTATGGtggagaaaattttgaaaattccacGGTTAGGGAGGGATTTGAGGTATGGTGAGTTGCTTGTGAGTACATATACAAGAATTAatggtaaaattaaaattttgaatattgtTAAAAAGAATGCTGAAATTAAAATGAATTGTATTATGATGGTTGACTTGAGAAATCAAGATGTTAGAAACTTTGATTGTAAAAGAGAAGTGTCTCTCTAG
- the LOC107864257 gene encoding probable membrane-associated kinase regulator 2 isoform X1: protein MEAFSLLKYWRGGGGSGAATAAAVVTHPSAAVLTAGSSHSSESDSDVDGDGDGDDGPFFDLEFTAVPEVLDEVVGNERRKISSAKDEEEAEEEEEEEEGELKFTLSPFSSSVEGVDPNVSLSPSDELFFKGSLVPIEPSSLLLTASEANSKFSSSLLKSATKFRVLMLKLKKPKANAATKTGKSEGDDDENASVSATPKQKKVSENVKEETLNRVQSKFLTVKFKVEEVAIKSLFTRDNSSSKNSKTQKLLPEEARLASSTNTNAAANSTLEEARSTNTNNAANSSSDEKKFSKDVMQKYLKKVKPLYIRVSKRYSEKLRFTGELSSGPSPPSSAADKAEAASDTPTTAEKNQKQGNIPTGLRIVRKHLGKSKSASSAVVAAAPVVSNRRDDSLLQQQDAIQGAILHCKRSFNSSRDSESSILSRSASDASHEKSTSLMTDSST from the exons ATGGAAGCTTTCAGTTTACTCAAATACTGgcgtggtggtggtggtagtggtgccgCCACCGCTGCCGCCGTTGTTACTCATCCTTCCGCCGCCGTACTCACTGCCGGTAGCTCTCACTCGTCGGAATCTGACTCCGACGTTGACGGTGACGGAGACGGAGATGACGGACCGTTTTTTGACTTGGAGTTTACTGCAGTTCCTGAGGTGCTTGACGAAGTTGTAGGAAACGAAAGGCGTAAAATTAGTTCAGCGAAGGATGAGGAGGAAgcggaggaggaggaggaggaggaggaaggaGAGCTGAAGTTTACGCTTTCTCCGTTTAGTTCGAGTGTTGAAGGTGTGGATCCGAATGTATCACTTTCGCCGTCAGATGAACTTTTTTTCAAAGGTAGCTTGGTACCAATTGAGCCTTCATCGTTGTTGTTAACAGCTTCGGAAGcaaattctaaattttcttcGTCATTGTTGAAGTCTGCAACTAAGTTTAGAGTGTTAATGCTGAAACTGAAGAAGCCGAAAGCAAATGCAGCAACAAAAACCGGAAAATCTGAAGGTGATGACGATGAAAATGCCTCTGTTTCAGCTACTCCCAAGCAGAAGAAAGTATCGGAGAATGTGAAAGAGGAGACTCTAAATCGTGTACAGAGTAAATTTTTGACGGTGAAGTTTAAGGTTGAAGAAGTTGCTATTAAGTCATTGTTTACTAGAGATAACAGTAGCTCTAAAAACAGCAAAACACAGAAACTTCTTCCGGAAGAAGCACGTTTAGCAAGTTCAACAAACACAAATGCTGCAGCAAATTCAACTTTGGAAGAAGCACGttcaacaaatacaaataatgcaGCAAATTCATCTTCCGATGAGAAGAAATTCTCTAAGGACGTGATGCAAAAATACTTGAAAAAAGTGAAACCTCTGTACATTCGCGTGTCCAAACGTTACAGCGAGAAGCTCAGGTTCACTGGAGAGTTAAGTTCCGGTCCTTCCCCGCCGTCGTCCGCTGCTGATAAGGCGGAAGCGGCGTCGGATACTCCAACTACGGCGGAGAAGAACCAAAAGCAAGGGAATATTCCGACGGGGCTACGAATAGTTCGTAAACATTTGGGGAAAAGTAAATCAGCTTCGTCGGCGGTTGTTGCGGCGGCGCCGGTAGTATCTAACCGGCGAGACGACTCGTTATTGCAGCAACAAGATGCTATACAAGGCGCCATTTTACACTGCAAGAGGTCTTTCAATTCATCTAGAG ATTCAGAATCATCCATTTTGTCGCGTTCAGCAAGTGATGCATCACATGAAAAATCAACAAGCTTGATGACGGATTCATCTACTTGA
- the LOC107839435 gene encoding glycosyl hydrolase 5 family protein, producing MEKLATIFIFLFSFVAFSHCLPLSTSSRWIVDDATGERVKLVCGNWPGHIETMLPEGLDLKPVSHIARHISLMGFNCVRLTWATYMFTRYSNLTVVQSFMNNGLHDAMSGIARNNPQLLGLTLVEAQRAVIEELGRHGVMSVLDNHVSKPTYCCGSDDGNGFWGDKYFQPKEWLKGMDIVAKQYKNLPMVIGISLRNELRGPLQNESVWYENVEKGAKTIHRANPNLLIIISGLDYSIDFTFLKQKPLNLFNMRNKIVYETHRYAFTKKQTDLFLTQPLNKVCETIKEEIMNKSGFLLKGKNAAPLFISEFGGDQRLTNQADNYFMGCFLLFLAELDLDWAVWTLQGNYYIRDGVSNSEEMYGMFNSTWNSLRSPEYHAKLQLVLQKLQDPKSKKPMYHLLYHPQSGKCLTIAPNNVVYASDCIGASRWSHDGDGTPIRLTGTSLCLTASREGLPITISTDCNEQSTWKLASNYQLSNIDENGKELCLDYDTYYSSSKVLVRKCVGLDGKNIDNPQTQWFKFVSINV from the exons atggaaaaattagccacaatttttatttttcttttctcttttgtaGCTTTTTCTCATTGTTTACCATTATCAACAAGTTCGAGATGGATAGTAGATGATGCAACTGGTGAAAGAGTGAAATTAGTTTGTGGAAATTGGCCTGGCCATATAGAAACCATGTTACCAGAAGGCCTAGATCTAAAGCCCGTTAGCCATATTGCTAGGCACATATCATTAATGGGCTTCAATTGTGTTCGTCTTACATGGGCTACTTACATGTTCACTCGATATTCAAATCTCACTGTGGTCCAATCTTTTATGAACAATGGGCTTCATGATGCTATGTCAGGAATAGCAAGGAACAATCCACAACTATTGGGCCTTACTCTTGTTGAGGCCCAACGGGCTGTGATTGAAGAATTGGGCCGTCATGGTGTTATGTCTGTTCTTGATAATCATGTTAGTAAGCCCACTTACTGTTGTGGGAGTGATGATGGGAATGGTTTTTGGGGTGACAAGTATTTTCAACCTAAAGAATGGTTAAAAGGCATGGATATTGTTGCTAAACAATACAAGAATTTACCAATG gTTATTGGCATTAGTCTACGCAACGAGCTACGTGGTCCTCTTCAAAATGAAAGTGTATGGTATGAGAATGTTGAGAAAGGTGCCAAAACAATTCATAGGGCTAATCCTAATCTTCTAATAATCATATCTGGATTAGATTATAGTATTGATTTTACCTTCCTAAAACAAAAGCCCTTGAACTTATTCAACATGAGAAATAAAATCGTATACGAGACTCATCGTTACGCATTCACCAAGAAACAAACTGATTTGTTCTTAACTCAACCACTAAACAAGGTTTGTGAGACAATTAAGGAAGAGATTATGAACAAATCAGGTTTTTTGCTTAAGGGGAAAAATGCAGCACCATTGTTTATTAGTGAATTTGGAGGTGACCAAAGGTTAACGAACCAGGCTGACAATTACTTCATGGGTTGCTTTCTATTATTTTTAGCTGAATTGGATTTGGATTGGGCTGTTTGGACCTTGCAAGGTAATTATTATATTCGAGATGGTGTATCGAATTCGGAGGAGATGTATGGGATGTTTAATTCTACGTGGAATTCTCTTCGAAGTCCTGAATATCATGCAAAGTTACAACTTGTTCTACAAAAACTCCAAG ATCCAAAATCAAAGAAACCAATGTACCACTTATTGTACCATCCACAAAGTGGCAAGTGCTTGACTATTGCACCCAACAATGTTGTATATGCAAGTGATTGCATTGGAGCTAGCCGATGGAGCCACGATGGAGATGGCACGCCGATCCGATTAACCGGAACATCTTTGTGCCTTACAGCATCAAGAGAGGGCTTGCCTATAACAATTTCAACAGATTGCAATGAGCAAAGTACATGGAAACTTGCTTCAAATTATCAACTTTCAAATATTGATGAGAATGGGAAAGAGTTGTGTTTGGATTATGACACATATTATTCTTCTTCTAAAGTTTTGGTTAGGAAGTGTGTTGGCTTAGAtggaaaaaatattgataatcctCAAACTCAATGGTTCAAGTTTGTCTCGATCAATGTTTAG